The following proteins are co-located in the Pyxicephalus adspersus chromosome Z, UCB_Pads_2.0, whole genome shotgun sequence genome:
- the PPP1R18 gene encoding phostensin yields the protein MEVPDWKFHLLERKRKEEEESKKREREEEERLAKMPAWKREIILRRKAKAEASMLENKVEVEGGEQDEREKTTMIEEEEKESRVLRENIGPVQQNPFIQQENQRRIPEYSCTKSKTTTEQAVHRAAKIEDILRDPHLANEVKEQEARIEDHQPPSVEGKGRVSRLLSRFGGSRTEDENNDPCLQRVNGEAGSPSKTLPSSPVVLADTETQASIAFANPVLSTSSCHRAVTGSQTLTQETTLSSHVTPSSSCIDFEPAEISPCVAPTAMSGFSNRPSMTEDVRSFPFQLRPASASSPRQFKQTTQVSPTLTKPETLKPSPEKSEEDGERGLSPSRAPSSLQTFKRGPMESQAMQRRKGNTITVNPRKAPVCENGVAATETKTQTAKPDSGKKRYPTVDEIKVIGGYLALSRSCLAKNIRDKKKMNISFPEAELERTFEYPSESSLLAEYGPCDEPEVPVPPLAQQEEDEEEESVLLGGILRRKALIVDESCKR from the exons ATGGAAGTTCCCGACTGGAAGTTTCATCTACTGGAgcggaaaagaaaagaagaggaagagtCAAAGAAGAGAGAAAGGGAAGAGGAGGAACGGCTTGCAAAGATGCCTGCCTGGAAAAGAGAGATCATTCTACGACGGAAAGCCAAAGCTGAGGCATCAATGCTGGAGAATAAAGTTGAAGTGGAAGGTGGGGAACAGGACGAGAGAGAGAAGACCACAATGATagaggaggaggaaaaagaaagccGGGTCCTAAGGGAAAACATTGGGCCGGTTCAGCAAAACCCTTTTATCCAACAGGAGAATCAGAGGAGGATCCCAGAGTATTCTTGTACAAAGTCTAAGACTACCACAGAGCAAGCAGTTCATCGGGCTGCAAAGATAGAAGACATTCTCAGAGATCCTCACCTTGCTAATGAGGTAAAGGAGCAAGAGGCTCGGATAGAAGACCACCAGCCTCCTTCTGTAGAGGGAAAGGGAAGGGTAAGCAGGTTGCTTAGCCGCTTTGGAGGTTCAAGGACAGAAGATGAAAACAATGACCCTTGTTTGCAGCGGGTAAATGGAGAGGCAGGCTCGCCATCCAAGACATTACCATCTAGTCCTGTTGTATTAGCTGACACTGAGACCCAGGCCTCTATTGCTTTTGCCAACCCTGTtctttctacttcttcctgtcATCGAGCTGTCACGGGAAGCCAAACTTTAACTCAGGAAACCACTCTCTCCTCCCACGTCACCCCTTCCTCTTCCTGCATTGACTTTGAGCCAGCTGAGATCTCACCCTGTGTGGCCCCCACGGCCATGAGTGGCTTCAGCAACAGGCCTAGCATGACAGAAGATGTCAGGTCTTTTCCTTTCCAGCTACGTCCAGCATCTGCCAGCTCTCCCAGACAGTTCAAACAGACTACCCAAGTTTCACCAACCCTAACAAAGCCAGAAACCTTAAAACCCAGCCCTGAGAAATCAGAGGAAGATGGAGAAAGAGGTCTTAGTCCATCTAGGGCTCCTTCCAGCCTTCAGACCTTTAAAAGAGGGCCAATGGAGAGCCAAGCAATGCAAAGGAGGAAAGGCAACACCATTACTGTCAACCCACGAAAAGCACCTGTTTGTGAGAATGGAGTTGCTGCCACAGAGACTAAAACTCAGACAGCCAAGCCAGACTCGGGCAAGAAGCGCTACCCAACCGTGGATGAGATCAAAGTGATTGGTGGCTACCTGGCTTTGTCTAGGTCCTGCCTGGCTAAAAACATCCGGGACAAGAAAAAG ATGAACATCTCTTTTCCTGAGGCAGAGCTTGAGCGCACCTTTGAATATCCATCTGAGAGCTCTCTGCTGGCAGAGTATGGACCCTGTGATGAACCTGAAGTCCCTGTCCCGCCACTTGCTCAGCAAGAAGAAGATGAAGAGGAGGAAAGTGTCCTGCTGGGTGGCATCTTAAGAAGGAAAGCCCTTATAGTGG ATGAGTCTTGCAAGCGTTGA